A segment of the Lolium perenne isolate Kyuss_39 chromosome 3, Kyuss_2.0, whole genome shotgun sequence genome:
ATCTTACATAATGATATGTAGATTTTTATTTGGTATTATCTTGCAAGAAACAATTTCAAAGTAATATTTATTTATGAATTTCTATTAAGAAGTGATTTAATGGCATGATTTCTTGTGCTAAATTATTTCTAAGGACTTGATCTCATATTTGAGAATTTGGTTACTTGCATATGATTGTATGTGAATACTTATTTGTTAAGGTCTTGTAGGTTTGTTTATAACCCCATATCAAAATTAACATTAGTGTTATGGTCTATTAACACTTTGAAATACCTTGAGTAGctattactctcctcaaggttgggtcttaattgtatagataagtggttgataatctcacttatggttttaattataagaTTTATCACAAGAGTTTTCCCAGGTTTAATATTTGTAGTTAAAGATTTTATTAATGTGCCATAAtggggttctaatgatatttacctaatggcaattggtttgaatctcaattatggcctaggtttatattattatcaccatagtgatgcataaactagggttggTTACCagatacctccctatgatttcatgtgatgaataatatctacttatccttttagggtttaacttatcctcacatatcaccaaagcatgatcatggattaggcatgatcaacttgttcttaatatctctaccacaagttcttagggtttatgatcatcactcaatttataatgatcaaggtttggcttcctaagttatctctcaagaattaaGTTTCTCACTCCCAATATTAAGTATTGTCTGGATCAATTAAGTATAGCACTTCTAATTtatcttcttgaatgggactactaaggttgcctcttaagtttatatcccaggagaatgcctgagatattatgttagggttctacttaatcaatgatgatataatcctcaagtgtatggatagttatctccctcatattcaattgtttccttaactacttaagtgtaaaaccatagcttggggctttcttataaaggaatggtttatcctagagtttatggtgtactcaccatatctcaataggtatctagtctaaactccacttggctatcttggttgaattaatctcctccttactttatcaatccatggatatgttattattccatgtgatactaggttgtctcaccactccaagatgtaatggttaatctcctaatacttttagttcacaggttgtcctttattcttaattaggtaaagctaggattgatatgaatggactctctcatttggaaaggacttcaatgctaacctaaggttattctccaaagataatgatgtggtcaccaaaatctatggttaacataaatgggttctctctctaggaaatgtcttcaataatatcctagggtttctcctaaagatgatgatttgaatacttgtttgtatatccaaggtttagctcaaggtttgttattgcttctctaataaatactatagaactctcacctctctaagtttgatgtgtaataacttagaatggagaagaatatctatttctggagcggatcttcttgttataactccaatgttgaagtggagtgaATACCATGAGAttatcatggtaggatcatggattagttttaagacttggagaagataagtaaagaatggtttctccatttattgttacttgatttccaattaaatggatgttcatatgttatggcaaggattaccatgttGTAATCTTTTGtatgatcaagcaattgatcattgagtaaagtgttgttgtgttggatatcaattccatttgatctaaccccttagatcaaatcacctctacccaaaacaagattttaacaaagtcacattgaggtttatagcgcttgacttgatgagctacttcaattccaccaaggtcaagttatacttcagttactgtgactgttttactttaaagcgcgaaaattccccagattttctatgcatgaatgcaatgcacacatctgtttcctctatttttgtaaccccattaccagggatattacacgtggtgaggagattgtgagcgagagcgagatctccggccgtcgcctccgcctccacctccgccgccaccgctaggtggtggtgagggagacatgcgaggtggtcggtccgatttcttgcttccgccttccgattctcctcggccttcccggtgctggctccggcttctgtggctgccttcgccctggcgctggctgccctggtcgttccggctccggcgaggctccgggtcgcggctccgacgaggctctgggtcgcgctcctcattccgactcctcctgggctcgggctcacgaacgttgttctggttccggcgaggttccggcgagcgctccctgtttctgtttcttggcagcacgttgtcgcggataacaatcccaccatgccctgggggcctggtgtttccggctggactacggcggcaagggggtcgcgggtaaccgttaggtggaggagagggattgcgatatttgtctcgtccagagtacattgcatcctttccctttcttggatctgacgaaggcgtctttgacggaacggggatcggatttgggtgttccctggttcttcttctgcgctccgaggatccggtgtgtgattcatcatcagGATGCCGAttggcgcgggcgtccttctgcgcggtagatacacagttatccggattggattctaacctgcgcgaagtatccgccttgctttgctgctgcattgctgaagcgacaagtttgcggaggtagttgatatcaacctcttcgtcctacttcttcaacagctccgcagcttttagcatgttgtcctttggggtttccagcggctgctgctctgcgggcgtggcgaagttgattctgcgaggcggaattgcttctctaacaattcgatcggcctccgcctgcgcatatgtcatctttacttcccactcttgcgccatgctcttgacatgctcgagtgtggcagcaatttcgcgatcctgtctgtcgaattggtccaccaaacctgcagcttctgccctttcatcccttaatgcggctgcggcatcggcgagcttcttggctgtggccagcatttcctttctagtggcctctagagcctccagatctgcggcgtcgcccgaggttataggtttgttaagaactgctcgtgcaaccatctcttcaactgacaggagttcctccgaggaagactccctgcggggtcgctcccgtgacattggagatccttggtgggatggctgagggtcagattggttggttgcctcttctgatccaggttgccccagcgctgctatggttgcgagaacctgcttaggctgggcagaGTCGACCTCAggttgatcaccgaaaccgtactcccctagcttgcggttaaactcgtcagtatccatggagggggtatctccggaaattgggcttagattgcccaaaatcgactcttcaaccggaatttcgctttctccgacaggctcagcctgatccggatccgcgtcgttttccggtgcctctacctgctcaggaccagctccgtcttcttgaggggcggttccggcggtatgggccaagaagtgtacgaagtggcacctctgcttttctaacacctgggagacccaggcggatctgcattggtcttccaccgttgtttcctgctcaggggcggattgggtgggctttgaaaattccagatccgaggcggaatcttcctttggaggctcctgcatctcagatcggatttttgcgacagcgtccagctctgcggcggtcgcgtctgcgttacttaccagtgggtttccgtcggaatcgacggtttccccgatgaagatgtgtatgccgccaattgggacgatggagagcctgacggggtttgtcctagccggaatccaacactcatccggagggacgatcggcagatttctggcgtagaggacgcgccccacagcgatggtgtcgtcgtagcttcccatggcggaaccctcccggttctggcctccagacgccacaggccccacggtgggcgccaactgtcgttgcctaatcgacggtacctcggaggagggatcctcacgagggggagaagaagtaggggccatagggcggagtgcacacgggacggtggtacgcgagttacccagcttcggaacacctgcacgatggcagggcctactgctgcttgtctggaattatctgggcgctttcgcgttgttacaatgagttgtggttctgcctctagggctcccgggatccggcttatataggcgcacggatctagggtttacatggagagtcctagccggaatacaagttgcctaactatggtacaatgtcttgccgtgtacgtcaaggatccgccttcctccaagtacgtgctggatccggatacttcatgggctgtcacggatccggcctccttcgtaggtcggttgagatccggcttcctgttcctgggctggacttcatccttcatgatctacagcaactgggccgcccgatgggccacatgcctcaccaccaactatgggccacccgggcttgccggatctaggccatgccgttgatatacccataaagtatacccacaacagtaccgGTGCCGAATAGCCAGTAAAATTTACTCACGAGCGCAAGGCAAATCATGCAAAAGGAatgatgaaaaaacaaagcagtaaaagacttaggatatgagtgaaccaatctttATCTCATGATCATAAACTTTTAAAATATTAACAACAAATAGAGACTTAGTTGTTTGAGCGGAGTTAATGTCAGGGTTTGGAGCTGTCTATGTGCCAGGCGGAAGTTCCTCCTACGTACTGCCATGCGGACGAAACCGGTGGTGGGGGCGGTAGATTTCTAGACGCTCTATCTGGATCCATGGCCTCGTCAGTTCTTGGTGCTTCCCCGCTAGGTGGATCCTTcaaatttccagatctaaggcagaTCAATCCTTAAAGGATTTCTGCCTAGATCCATTTTTCATGAATGTATCTAGCTCACAGGAGGTCTATGTGGGTCTTGgttttttcagatctaaggcggatcCAACAATATATGATTTCTGCCTAGATCGGTCTTCCGTGAACATATCTAACTCACCGGCGGTCCATGCGGATTTTCGTAGATCCAAGGAGGAAAACTCTTGAGAGGGTTCCTACCCGGATCCGTCTTCCGCGAACGTGTCCAGCTGAACGGCGGTCCATGTGGATTTTGGTAGATCTAGGGAGGAAAACTCTTGAGAGGATTCCTACCTGGATCCATCTTTCATGATCGTGTCTAGCTGCTCAACGGCGGTCCATGTGGATTTTGGTAGATCCAAGGAGGAAAACTCTTGAGAGGATTTCTCTTCCCGAATCCATCTTCCCCGAACATGTCCAGCTCAACGGTGGTCCGTGCGGATTTTTGCATTTTGTCGGCGTCTCGATCGTCTGTTTCGCCGATGAACATGGGAATATCACAGATCGGAATGGTGGTGCAATGGAAGGTGTTGCTCCTAGCCGGACTTCGGGGATGATAGGAAGATTTCCGGCTTAGAGAAGGCACCCTATGGCGACCGTGTTGCAGATGCCTGCGACAGCGGATCCCGCCCGGATCCATGGTGTAGGTGCTTCTTTTCCCATGGTGGGCCGAGCGTCGTTACATGATCGATGAGTACTCCATGGAGGGTATCTAATGGCATGGAGAGAGGGGGGGAGAGAGAGAAGTGGGCCTAAGGCGGGGAGTTACCGGGATGATGAGACACAAGTTACCCAGCTTCACATCTCGTATATAATGGTGGAGAGACCCTACATGCTGCTATAATTCACTATATTTCAACAAGTGTGTGATTACGATGAGATGATTGGTTCTAGCGCATGTTGTATGTTGTACGTGTCTAAAGGGCTCTCAGGATCCATTTTATAAAGGCCCAAAAATCTAGGATGGTGGAGTCCTCGCCAGATGCTATTAGATCTATCCTAatatgaacaacatctcttttacGTCAAGTCTTCTTTCTTGGCTAGGTCCGAACGGATCTTCCTAGCATATGTAGTTACAAATCCGGTAGCTCACGTGACCACTATGCACACTCTCCATGTTGTTGCTTCCATTTGTCACTGGTATGTCTTCTAGTTTATTTTTCAGAACGGTTTTCTTAATGGTAGGTTACGTGATGAGGTCTATATGCAGCTACCTCCAAGGTATTCTATTCCCGATGACATGGTCTACAGTATCTGACGCTCTCTTTATGGCTTTAGGCAATTCCCTGGTTCCTGGTTTGAGCGTTTTGTCCTCTATGGTTAGTGATGTTGTTTTTCCCCTAGCGCACATGATCATGCGCTCTTTGTCCACCATGACGACTCTGAGTACATTGCTTTTGTCAAGCCCCATCTCTGTGACCAGTTTTTCATGACTGATTTGGGTACTCTTGGCTGCTTCCTTGGGATTGAGGTTTCCTCTGCATTCGATGGCTTCTATATCTCCAGGAGAAGTATATTCAAGACCTCCTCACTCGTGCCACTCTTGGTGATGAGCGCCACTCTTGGTGATGAGCGCAGTATCGAGACTCTTATGGAGCTTAATGTGCATCTCCATgccactgatggtgatcctctgccTGACCTGTCGCAGTAACGTCACTTGGTTGGGACCATTGTCTATCTCGCTATCACCCGTCCAGACATCTCCTATCGTGTCCACATTATGAGTTAGTTTATATCTGCTCCCACTACATTTCACTACATTCAGTTCCTCCGTGTTATACAATATCTTTGTTGCACGATCTCATGTctccttttcttttcttgttcCATCTCCTTACAGCTTCTAGGCCTGCTCGGATGCTATGTGGGCTAGTGATCCATCGGATTGCCGAGCCCTTTCTGCCTACTGTGACTTTTTTTTACACTGGTTATTGAAGAACTTTTGTGTTCCCGTTGTCGCACCAACTCCTCTCTTGTGTGACAGTAGAGGCGCTATCAACATTGTGCTTGACCTGGTGAAACATTAGCTCACCAAGCACATAGGTATTGATGCCTCGTTTGTGCGCACTATTATGTGGGATTAGGTTCTCGCTCTACAGACTTCTTCACGAAGGCCCAGACTCGAGCAAAATATGGGTTCTTTCTCTCCAAAACAGCGTTGCTGATCAACCATGAGGTTAAGGGGGGTGTTACAGATGTATAGTCTCCTTGTCTATGTATCTCCATTCTATAAGGGGTTTGCTGCACCTTACACACATGTACATGTATTGGTGTTTGGTCCCTGTGAATGACAGTTGCTCATTTCCAACAGAGATAAGCTCGGCTAACTTTGAAAAAATAAGTACTACTCCAATAAGGACATTAGGAAATTATTAGTGACAATTAACATATTTGGaaaaaaaaattaacatgctACTGTTCGACGATACATGTCGTCCTAGGAAACGTTTTAGCATGATAACTTGGTGAACGTGAAAAACTAAGCACTACCCAAAAGCTTTCCAAAAAGAAAGCACTACCCAAAATAGTCATCTTATAAAACGATCGTAGTTTCGCTGTTAACACGTAGGGGTGGTGGCGCAGTTGGCTAGCGCGTAGGTCTCATAGCTAAAGCGAGTGATCCTGAGGTCGAGAGTTCGAGCCTCTCTCACCCCAATTTTTCCCCCTCTAGTTCTTATTTTTCAGAGAATTATTCCACCTTCTGGTTCTTGGCTCGTACTAACAACCAATATTATGCCATGCTAACCCATGTCTTTTATCGGATCCAGTCCCTCCTTTGCCCTCCTCCGTGCTGCTTGCACTGTTACACACGATGATATTGCTCAGCATGCAGAAATGCAGATGCATGTTTCAACTCCTGCTTAACTGTTTTGCGCAGCGGCAGCCAACAAAAGAATGCCAAACTATAAAAATGAGCACACACACCATGACTTCCTCAGGTCTCACCGAAGCAGCACCGTCGCTCCAACTGTTTGTTAATGAAAAGCATGATTGATCCGCCCCCCACCCCCAGTTGTTTAAATGTTTAATCGAGGCACTGACTGACAACGGGGAGCAATCGACAACCTCATGATCCTGGGACAAAGCTAAGCAGCAATTCAGAGACTCTCTACACATGATTGATCCGCCCCAATTTGTTTATCCTTCAATTCTTAATTCAACTTAATGCAACATCTCACATGATTGATCCGCCCCTCCCCTGTTGTTTTAGTTCAGACGCTGGCAGCGGGGAACATCACTATCCTGGGACAAAGCTAATCAGGCTCAGGCTGGCAAAGGGGAACCAAGACTTGTCTTAGCCAATGCAACAAACATCTCTTCTTTTCTTAATGCGCTCCGCCGCATATGTTCCTTTCTTTCCTCGCTAATCTTTCTTCTTTTGTTCCTTTCTTTTCTCGCtaatctttcttctttttttctcaAAGCATTCCACTCTAGGAACACATCATCATCAGACGATAATAATGTATAGAGCAAGCGCTGCCACTGCCTCTTCTTTTGCATGGAAAGATTCCCATGTTTTCCAATCACAGTCGTTAGAAGAAAAGAGGGTGAGAAAGCTAAAGCATGCCTCGAGGCTTCAAGATACATGGACGACTTTTCCAATCACTGAATATTGATGTCGTTAAATGGGAGTACAATGATAATTTTCTTCAAAACATGTATAATGTTTCTCAAAAATACATTGGTAAGAGGAATGTGACACATCTGTGTGGCCAAGACACATCTGTGCGATAAATAATCAATATAAGTGGAAAATTTGTGACAACTCTCGAGTTGTACATGGTATGCTAGCGGATTCATCACTAGCATCCGTCACTCACCGAAGAAACAAAAATGAAACAGAAAAATAATTTTGTGTATTTTTTTTAATCTTTTGTATGTGCCTTCAAAAAACCTGGCATGTTATCCCCACTCTCCTTCCAGTTAGCCCCAACCATCTATCTCCCATCAACTGTCAAAATCAAAAGCCTGTAACAAAAAATCCTCTCCTTCCGCTACTCCTCATCCTTCTCAAAATTCTTCTGCATCCATCCAGGAAGCTTGTGTACGTGTCAGAAGCTGAGCAGGGAACGCCGCAGTCGCCTGTCGAACTTCGCCCTCCTCGTCGTGTCAGTCTGGATGGGCATCATGAGCAATCTCCCGGTGTCGAGCTCTGACTGCAGGGAGGACTTGAGCCTCCTCAGATGCCCGACACAGAGCGTGTGGTGATCCGAGTTCATGATGCCACCGTGGAACTCTTGCTCAGGGTTCAGCAAGTCTTTCCTCTCATACTTGGACTGCCATTTCGCTTGGAGGTAGGACAGGGATCTCCACGGAGGCAGGGGCATGGAGTTCTGCTTCAGGGACCATTTCGCCGCGTCTACCATCACGTTCAGGAACTGCTTCAGCCTGGGAAGGGTGCCGACATAGACCACTGGAAGCGAGTCCAGCAGAGCGCCATATGAATCAACAGCTCTGGCTATTTCAAAGTGGCTCCTGAAGTCGATATCAATGATCAGACGCTCCGGACCCGTCATAGCGCTGTTCGTTATCACATCAATGTACTCATGATCACCTGATTGGCAAAACAACAAACAGCTCAGTCACACAGCTCAAACTATGGAGAAATAAGAAGGGTTCTGACTGTAAAGCATAAGTAGTCTAGTGGTCTACCTCCAGGTATCTTGTCGAATCCCTGCCATTTGGATACGCAAACTGCAGCATCATAGCCAGCGTATCTCAACAGCTTCACCAGGAGATGACGGATGCAACTGCCGGTACATTGACCTCTTACGAAAGCCTGAAGCTCCGACTCATGGATTGAGAAGAGCAGCGAGTGGACCACAGAGAGCATCTCGTGTTCTTTCTCATCTCCAGCTTGCTTGTACATCTAAAATTGAACACGCAGAATGTCAGATCCAGTTTGCTCATGGTATGCACCATTAAGCTATCCAGTTACTAGTTTTAGTAAAACTAATGACCAAAACATAAAACCAGCCGCCTTCTCTGGAGCAGACTTCATAATGAGTATGAGACAAATAGCATGGTTTAGtagaaaattggcagctcaactcAAGGTTATAGCAGGGTAAAAAATCTCTGCAAACACTAACTTGTAACCGCTGAACATATGCAGCAAAAATCCTCAAACTGCTCCTTACAAATCATAGTAGTTGGGACCAAATTCTACTGTGCAACAAAACTTGAGAGACAATATTAGAATTGCAGCTGTAGGTCAGCAAGCTTTAATCCTTGTTTGCACTATCTTGGTGGAGTAAATTCAGATCAAACATGGCAGGTATATATATCCTAAAGAATAACCACAACAGAAATGATAACTGGAAATTCATTGTTTATTTTGCACTGTGGTCATGGAGTAAATTCAGAGGAGCAAAACAGGGCAGCGGCAGCATAAATAAATATTAAGAAGTTGCAATTTCTAAGAAGTTCCAACCACATCGTCATGGTTTCAGAAGTACTCCTAATTGACCTTGCCTTACGGTAATAGCCACCTAAGTTGACTTAAATTCAAGCCATGTTCTTAAATCAAACTTGAGAGACAACAATTGAAATGATCTTCAAAAAAGGCAAAGTCAGTGTTgattttatcttgcactgtggTTACAGAGAAAATTCAGAGCAAACAGACTAGTAACGGCAATGGACATGAAGAAAGCAAGTGGTACGCAATTTCTGGGAAGTTGCGGGCACATCATCATGGCTTCATAAGTACAACTCCTAATTGGCCTTTTCCGTAACAGACACCCAATTTCAAGGCATGTTCTCAAATCAAACAGTTGGCACGAGATCAATTTCTATGCAATTTCTGAGGAACTCGACTGATTAGCCACAGTTTCAAGTACGGTAACAGCCACTTGGGTAATTAGCATAATATGAAGCGACAGTTTGAAGCACGGTAACTGCCACCTGCCTAATTAGCACAATCTGAAGCCATCTGCTCTGAAACCCGTCAATTTGACAGGAGCAGGGCAGAGCAGAGCCGAGAAGGAACCAAGAGGAAGGGTAGGGAGTGGGTAACATAGCATAACGTACCGAGATGTTATCTGCTAGGTGCGCGAGGTCGGAGCTGCCGGACTCGCTGTCGCTGCTGCCGCGCGAGTCCCCGCTGCCGCCCTCGAGGAAGTCGCTGACGAGGAGGGCCAGGTCGAGCTCGCTGTCGTGGCTGCTGCCGGCGAGGCTCCCGTGCCCCTGCTCCGTGGGGGCAGCTCCGCGCGTCCGCAACCAGAGGTCCCCCACCGGCGAGCCCCCGTTGGCGCCGACCCCGCGCGGGGCGGCCACCCTcgccggcggcgccctcctccgcGGCGCCACGGCCCCCGGCGGCGAGACGCCGAACTCCTTGGCCACCAGCATCATCCTGGTGCGGCCGCTGGTGTAGCCGGACGAACAGCTCTGACTTCCCCGTGAAACTGAAACCCGCACCGGGGAGCCTGGCGAATCGCAGCAGCGATTGGGTCGTCGGAGGAGAGGGGGTTGCGCGCCCCTGGGAATCGAGCCGGCGGAGAAACGGAGCGCGAATTGGAGCGAAATTTGGTGGGAGAAGAGAATAGGGGATTTGGTTTGGGTTTCCTCTCGCGAGAAGGAGAAAGCGGCGAAATCTCGCGGAGGAACCCAACCCAGCCAAGCCAATGGAATTGGAATTGGAGGTGGGGAAGGGGAGAATGGGG
Coding sequences within it:
- the LOC127346189 gene encoding uncharacterized protein; this encodes MMLVAKEFGVSPPGAVAPRRRAPPARVAAPRGVGANGGSPVGDLWLRTRGAAPTEQGHGSLAGSSHDSELDLALLVSDFLEGGSGDSRGSSDSESGSSDLAHLADNISMYKQAGDEKEHEMLSVVHSLLFSIHESELQAFVRGQCTGSCIRHLLVKLLRYAGYDAAVCVSKWQGFDKIPGGDHEYIDVITNSAMTGPERLIIDIDFRSHFEIARAVDSYGALLDSLPVVYVGTLPRLKQFLNVMVDAAKWSLKQNSMPLPPWRSLSYLQAKWQSKYERKDLLNPEQEFHGGIMNSDHHTLCVGHLRRLKSSLQSELDTGRLLMMPIQTDTTRRAKFDRRLRRSLLSF